TCGACATTCAcccgttagccatcaccaccaacaactatcatatttttaaaaactatatattttattgatagaatattatactaattagtatttcatttgaattttatattttttaaattttcaaataaagataaattttatactttcagatgttaaaaatcaaacagtcaTAATCACTTATTATTCttatcttaatacacatcttgatattcagatgtgtattcagatgcCTTAATCTTGAAAAACAAATGAGGCTTGAGTCGCTCGGAGCAAAgaaaatttacatttccaaatGGTGAACTGCTACATAGAATTATGTACATATTAGAATTGATCCTATAAATAAAAAACAAGCAAAAAAGTACATATTTGGGGCAAATTTCAATAGAATGATACTTTTTAATTGAACTAGactataaaaaaaaacaaatgagatATTACTGGtataaaattaataaataaataaataataattagttcataattttgaagaatgaaagagtttccagtcaaatattttttttaataatgataTTATCGGCAATTAAAAAAATAAGGCGAAATGGCTTCTTAGCCACTTAAACTTGTCGGGTTTTTTAAAGCCGATACATAAACTTATaactttcccatttgaacactcgaaCTTATTTTTTTTCATAACTAATAAACACATATGATCATTGACCATGTGCGCATGTATTACACATACACATACGTGTCCATCCAGTCAACAAATGACCAATGGATGTCTTACACGTAAGGGCGCGAAAAGTCAAACAACAACTCCTTCTCTTTGACTGCTTTAGCGTTCTTCTTCATTAACAATGGCTACCTGCTTTTCATTATTTTGTTTCACAGGTGGCTCAGCTTGATCCTTTTCCATGCTTCTCTTTCGTTcctcttccttctttttttcagCTTTTTTATTTCAAGGATTCAACAGTTAACAAGTTAGTGCCCTAATTTCCTAAAATGTTTGCAGAATTTGGGTATGTTTGTAGACCTTCAATTTCAATCACCCGCTTATATAGAACAAAATTGTAATCTTCATCATTAGTGAAGCTGAGAAACACATTTAATTTATCATAAACTCCAATTTTTGCAGATCCCTTCAAAGGGAATTTTTTAGAGAATCTTGACCTATAATTCGGGGTCGGGTCTTCAGAAATCGACCAACAATTGTCCTCTTACATTGAGCCGCCATGATGACATAGTAGTCTCTTGTTTTGAAGATCACTGCCGGCATGCCGTTGTGTGTCGTCTTTCTAGCTTGGAATTTCAGAGAGAATCCGAAGGCCCTCCTCATTGAAACTTGAAATACCCCAGAATCTCTTCTTCTATACATAATAAAAACATGGAAGAAAACATTGCAGAATTAGGCCCTCCTAATTTCCCTACTTTCCACCATTTTCACggtatgaaaaatgaaaaaaaaattaaaaatagagcTTTAGATTTTTAAAAATGGCGGAAGGGGGTATTTTGTAATGTTGGGCGTTGGGAATGGGTTTTCACGCTCCTGTGCGTCGTGTTTCTCACGCGTGCTGCTGATTAGGACCAACTGACACCACATGAGCATGATCAAtggtcaaatgtgtttattagttatgGAAAAAACGAGTTTGAGTGTTCAAATGAGAAAGTTATAAGTTTATCTATCGGCTTTAAAAAACCCGACAAGTTTAAGTGACGAGGAAGCATTTCGCCAAAAAACAATGATATCAGCCTTAATTTCTTGTTGGGTCCTCAATTGTTCCAGAACATGTCAAAATACATCTAATAATTTACTGATATTTTCCTCCGACCAGATAATCACTCGATACATACTGGTAATGTGTGTGCAACAAATTCGAGGGCTCTTCAACATGACGAAGAAGAGTCCTTGTTCCGTTCAGGCTTTATTCGACCTTTGTAAGCAGACTTTCACGCCGTCTGCAACTTCCCCACCTTCTTCTCAAGCCGTTCACAAACTTTATTCCCTTTTAGGTACTTATCTCTTTTACCCTTTTGCCTTTTGGAACTTGTTCATTTGCATCTCCAtgttttcattttcatttaatgtaaATTGCAACAATTACGAGCTCTGGGTTGTTTTTATTAAGGAAATAATTGAGGAACTAAAGTTATTTATGTACATAATGTAGATGTTAGATGTGGATTATAATGAAGAAAGTCGGTTAACTAGATGAATTTGATGCAGAACATATCTGCTTATCCTATTGAAGAATAATCAGCTTATTAGAgagtagaagaaaaaaaattaacgAAGGATTTACAAAATGTATGTATAACCGGCAACAGTTAACTCCTATTCCAATAAGGTAATGAACTTTTTTTTGCTGTTTGTATCATTACAAATGTGGAGCGTTTACAAAAAGGTAAAGGGGATTTTTGAAGTATTGAGAATGGAAATTCAGGGAAGGTATCGTATATGGTCTCAAGGGCTGCATTTTAAAAGCAACTTACAATTTTTTTTTCCAGATAAAATTGGTCCTGAAGAGGTTGGACTGAAAGATGAGAGCTTAGAGGATGAAAGAGGTCATGGTCTTTTTGGACTTAATGTCTTCAACAGGGTGGATCGCTGGGCTCAACCGATAACATATGTGGATATACATGAGGATCAAAACTTTACTGTAAGATATCGTGCTTATTTAGCTTCTATTTGCATGTGTATTTGTCAAATGCATTTATGTGGTCTCTCTTTGGATTGTTGTTTGATCACTCAAATATATTTGTGCTAGTGTCATCCTAGCCTTTGAAGATGTACTACAGAATGAAATGCAGAGCTGCATATCCTTACTATTTGTATGTCAACAGTGAGACGTTTTTGTGATCTCCACCATCCAACCTTTGAGAAATAATCCTACAAATTTGACTGGACACATGCAAGGATATTCTAGAATACACTTTGACTATAAAGCCTGAATCGATAGGTCTACATTTGTGGATAAAAAATAATTCTTCAAGTTATAGTGTAGCGTATTTGACTGCGTTATTTTCATCAGGATCAAACATGTGGTTTTACATTAAATGAAGCATTTCAAGCTTCTGTTATATGTAGAGTAACTCAATTGAAAATGATGTAATGCAGATGTGTATGTTTTGTTTCCCAACTTCTGCAGTCATTCCATTGCACGATCATCCTGGAATGACTGTACTGAGTAAAGTCCTCTATGGATCCTTGCACGTGAAAGGTTATGACTGGGTTGAGCCAGCTTGCATCAGGAAGAGTGTACAAATTGGTCATCCTACAGGTTAGATTTAAATGAATTTCAAGTGTTCAAGTGCTTCTAAAGTcgctttttattaatttaaggtGCCAAAGAAATAATATTCACATATTAATCCCAAAAAAACAATATCACATTCTTTTCATTAGAGTACCCACTAAGCAAATTTCAGAGAATCTGAAAAATTTTGGTGGCGATGATAAAGTGGCCAGAAGTCACTTCATTGATATGGTATCACGACCATTAGCTATAGATAAATAAACCTTTCTAAGCAGCGCAGGCAAAACCAATAATGTAAATATGTTGCCTTACAATATGTTGAAAGCTTTTAGAGGCAGTTGAATTTCCATATGGTCCTGGAATTGTATGATCAAAATTTTGAAAATGGAAGATGTCCAAATATCGGTGGATTTGCATTCAAAGATTTTCAGGCTATGATTGAGTGTTTCTTTTACAAATCACATTGGGTATAAAGAGCCAGAAAGGAAAAAGAGTAGGAAAGAAGCACTTTGTTGGGTGCGTTGGATCCTGTAAGACAAGCGAGCTTTGTACCCTTAAATTAAAACATGTGGACGCAAAATTACAAATCTGTCTGGCACTCATATTTGACAGTTTGTCAACTCGACCATGTCTGTTATGGTCCTTCAGTGGCTGTTATGATGATCGCTTGAAAAATTATCAGGCACCATGGAGTTACTTAGATGTCCTCTTTCTTTCAGGCGTCATCGTGATAAGAGATCAACCTTTTACTTCGTAATGACTAAAACGTTCCTATTAGAGCTATGTTAGTTATAACTTCATGATAAGTCGGAAGAATACGGAATATGACAACAAGGCTTGTCTAGCAAAGTACAATTACCATAGACACATGGCATGTGGGAAGTGTAGGCAGCTGAAGCTGTTTCATAGTGAATGTTATCCAGTGTTCCAAATGAATGCCAACCCGGGTGAATACCTGAGATTCTTATGTTGAGGATTGGCTTTTTATTAAGAATCACCTTTAGATTTCTATGGATGAAATTTAGGTTGGCAGCTCGTTGATTTTAGTAAGCAAGAGTATCTCATTATGAGCTCAATTAATTTGTAATGATCTATGTGCTAGTACTCGATCTATTTCAATTTGGGATTAGTCAAGCTTGAGCCCAGTAGCTTGTGAGCTAAGCTGAACTGAGTCGAGTCCTTTTGAGGTCCTACTTTGTTCAGCTTGTTTGTTATAGCAGTTTATTACATTGTCCTATTTGATAATGCTTTCCTCTGTATTTTATTATCGTATATTCTTTTATTGACCATAgataggaaggtatggaggtTGAGAATAAAGATAAAGGGTTAGAATAGGTAGCCGTGCGTTGTTTGTCGTATCCCTTGACTTCTGTTATTACTTGTTGTTGCTTTCGTTTGGCTTTCTGATTACAGTACCTACTGtcagttttgtatttttgcttgGTTTTCTGATTGGTATGCTTGTTGTTGTCCTTTTACCTTTCCTAAGTTGAGGGTCtaccggaaacaacctctctgcttCTTGAAggtgggggtaaggtctgcgtacactctacccttcccagaccccacttgagggattacactgggtttgttgttgttgtggttgtaTATTCTTTTACTGATTAAGATGTTTGCACTTAAATTATTGACTATCTCATTGTAGAAATGCTTTTCACATCTCTGCTTAGTCAACCAAtatcctcatcaaaatcaacattCACCAGCACTGTATTAGGCTCTCGGAATCATAGCACGCTAGATGCAGTtgcttgttgttttgttattttgTGTATATATTGCTAATTCAAAGTGAAATAGTATCTCTGACATTTTCTTCTGGTGTAATACCTCCAATGCTATGCGAAAAGTTTGCTGATTTTGATAGTTATAACTATCTTATTTTCCCAACTTTACTGCTTGTGAATCCTTATTATTTACTGCACAGATGAAAAAGTATTAAGAAAAGGAAACATGATGCATTATTTGACAGTGAGACTAGCCAGGTTGGCGGTTGATAAGGTCATAACGGCACCACATAGTACATCTGTTTTGTATCCCAAGAGTGGAGGGAATCTGCATTGTTTTACTGCCATTACACCTTGTGCGGTTCTGGATATTCTTGCTCCTCCTTATCTTGAAGCAGCTGGCAGAAGATGTACCTACTACCATGATTATCCTTATTCCAGCTTTGGTTAGTGTCTATCCTCTTTCTGTTTGAAGCCTTGTCTTTCTCAAGGATTTCTTAGCTATTTCACATTGGAGTCAGATGCACTCAGTTTGTTCTACTGTTGTATTGACATTAACATGTCATGCATTTGCAGCAAATGGGGATGAAATTGTTGGTAATGGAAAAGAACAAGACTATGCGTGGCTTGCTGTGGTTGATACACCAGAGGATCTGTACATGCGCCCGGGAAGGTACATGGGTCCAGCCATCCAAAGGTAGCAGTATACATCTTTATCCTGCAATCGATTCGTTGTGGAGTGCGGATGTTCATGGTCCTTTAACTGTGACCCGACTAAGATTGACCTATAAATCAGTAATTGATGCTTACTGCTGTGTATTGTTACTGATtccttttttttgggggggggggtgtcaAAGGCTGCTGTATCATGTTACTAGAATCTTGAAAGTGCTACAGTATTATGTCTTAGTTTAGCCTTCGCCATTGTATATCAGAGTTGATATTAGTTCCAGAAGATCATGATCTGCTCCCCCATGTCCACAAAGTATTTGCCACGATATAAATTTTTGAGCCCTTGTAATTTGTTTTTCCCTGTTCCTCTTACCCTAGAACAAAATAATTTATCTACACATAATTCAAGATGTTTCAATCACTCCAGTGTTTGTCAATACGCCTTTTGTCTTAGGAGTGTGGAAATTGATGGTGCTAAATTTTGAACCCAGATCTACTACTGTAGTGCATTCACTTGTTACGCTCAAGTTGGTTTTATCAGCGTTACTGCA
This sequence is a window from Nicotiana sylvestris chromosome 3, ASM39365v2, whole genome shotgun sequence. Protein-coding genes within it:
- the LOC104214136 gene encoding plant cysteine oxidase 3 isoform X1; the protein is MCVQQIRGLFNMTKKSPCSVQALFDLCKQTFTPSATSPPSSQAVHKLYSLLDKIGPEEVGLKDESLEDERGHGLFGLNVFNRVDRWAQPITYVDIHEDQNFTMCMFCFPTSAVIPLHDHPGMTVLSKVLYGSLHVKGYDWVEPACIRKSVQIGHPTDEKVLRKGNMMHYLTVRLARLAVDKVITAPHSTSVLYPKSGGNLHCFTAITPCAVLDILAPPYLEAAGRRCTYYHDYPYSSFANGDEIVGNGKEQDYAWLAVVDTPEDLYMRPGRYMGPAIQR
- the LOC104214136 gene encoding plant cysteine oxidase 3 isoform X2, producing MCVQQIRGLFNMTKKSPCSVQALFDLCKQTFTPSATSPPSSQAVHKLYSLLDKIGPEEVGLKDESLEDERGHGLFGLNVFNRVDRWAQPITYVDIHEDQNFTMCMFCFPTSAVIPLHDHPGMTVLSKVLYGSLHVKGYDWVEPACIRKSVQIGHPTVRLARLAVDKVITAPHSTSVLYPKSGGNLHCFTAITPCAVLDILAPPYLEAAGRRCTYYHDYPYSSFANGDEIVGNGKEQDYAWLAVVDTPEDLYMRPGRYMGPAIQR